The following DNA comes from Enterocloster bolteae.
GAGCATCTACAACGGCCGCGTGGAAGCCTTGGCCGGTATCCTGGATTTCCTGAAGGAACAAAAGGAAAAGTATGTGGTTATGGCCGATACAAACCTGGCTGTCAACTTTGATTTCAACGCACTGATTGAAGCCCATATGGCCAGTCATGCCGATGTTACCGTGGCTTACAAGGAGGAACCTCTTCCCATTGACCTCATCGAACACCGTGACATCGGAAAAAGCCTCTACTATACCCTGGCCATTGACAACGGCCGTGTTACCAAGATGTACATGAACTCCTCGGAACCGGGAATGCAGAATATCTCCATGAACATCTACATCATTGACCGGGAGCTCCTGATTAGCCAGATAAACACTGCCTATGTGCGCGGACAGGTATACTTTGAGCGCGATATCCTGGCGCCCCAGTTAGAAAGGCTGAATGTTCAGGCATTTCGCTATGACGGATATGTGGCGCGAATCAGCAGCATGAAGAGCTATTTTAACGAGAACATGAAGATGTTAGACGATGTCAATGTGGACGCGCTCTTTTCCGCCGGCAATCCCATCTATACCAAGATTCGCGACGACAATCCGGCCCGGTATATCAACGGCTCAAAGGTCAGCAACATCATGGCTGCCGACGGCTGCATCATCGAGGGTGAGGTGGAAAACAGTATCCTGTTCCGCGGTGTCAAGGTAGGAAAGGGCGCCTGGGTAAAGAACTGTGTGCTCATGCAGGATACGGTGATAGAAGCAGACGCCGGCGTGGAGTATGTTGTGACTGATAAGAATGCGACCATTACAAGGGGCAAAATTATAAAAGGCACTGTTACGTTCCCGGTGTACGTGGCAAAGTATCAGATTGTATAGAAAGCAGCTGAATGGGCTGAAAAAGGAGGGTGTCCGCCCGGGTGGGGACATCCTCCTTTTATCTGTTTCTCCTGTTATCTGTTTCTCCTATTTCTCCTGCGTCAAAGCATTCATCAGCTCCGCCAAATCCCTGACAATACATATATGGTTAAAGGGTTCAAAATCCCGGAATGACGTTGTTCCGGTCAATACGCCGGCAAAATCCACACCGGCTCCGGCCGCTGTCTTTGCGTCCACCACGCTGTCCCCTGTATAAAGGACTTCCTTCCGGTCCGCCCCCAGCTGCTCCATGGCATAAAGCAGTCCCTCAGGGCTTGGCTTCTCAGCCTTTACATCCTCAGCCCCCACTATCACGTCCACCAGGCCTGCTATCTGGAATTTGTCCAGTATCTGGTCAATCCTGTAATGATATTTTGTAGTCACAATTCCAATCCTGCACCCCTGCCTGCGAAGCTCCTCAAACGCTGG
Coding sequences within:
- the glgD gene encoding glucose-1-phosphate adenylyltransferase subunit GlgD; this translates as MVNSNANALGILFPNSYDSLVPDLVSERLMASIPFASRYRLVDFILSSMANCGIDNISLIVRRNYHSLMDHLGSGREWDLTRKNGGLNLVPPYAEKTVSIYNGRVEALAGILDFLKEQKEKYVVMADTNLAVNFDFNALIEAHMASHADVTVAYKEEPLPIDLIEHRDIGKSLYYTLAIDNGRVTKMYMNSSEPGMQNISMNIYIIDRELLISQINTAYVRGQVYFERDILAPQLERLNVQAFRYDGYVARISSMKSYFNENMKMLDDVNVDALFSAGNPIYTKIRDDNPARYINGSKVSNIMAADGCIIEGEVENSILFRGVKVGKGAWVKNCVLMQDTVIEADAGVEYVVTDKNATITRGKIIKGTVTFPVYVAKYQIV
- a CDS encoding HAD family hydrolase produces the protein MKYKAVIFDFDYTLGDCTEGIAASVNHGLKKLGYEAGELEDIRKTIGLSLKETFACLTGSRDQEEAQRFSIYFKEKSDQVMVEHTRLYPAVGPAFEELRRQGCRIGIVTTKYHYRIDQILDKFQIAGLVDVIVGAEDVKAEKPSPEGLLYAMEQLGADRKEVLYTGDSVVDAKTAAGAGVDFAGVLTGTTSFRDFEPFNHICIVRDLAELMNALTQEK